Proteins encoded together in one Camelus dromedarius isolate mCamDro1 chromosome 11, mCamDro1.pat, whole genome shotgun sequence window:
- the HDAC7 gene encoding histone deacetylase 7 isoform X4 produces the protein MLGICLDPDGTQVSPGAHCLSPPGTGCPGPRADTPGPQPQPMDLRVGQRPPVEPPPEPTLLALQHPQRLHHHLFLAGLQPQHSVEPMRLSMDTPMPELQVGQQEQELRQLLNKDKSKRSAVASSVVKQKLAEVILKKQQAALERTVHPNSPSIPYRTLEPLETEGAARSVLSSFLPPVPSLPSDPPEHFPLRKTVSEPNLKLRYKPKKSLERRKNPLLRKESAPPSLRRRPAETLGDSSPSSSSTPASGCSSPNDSEHGPNPVLGSEALLGQRLRLQETSLAPFALLPTITLGLPAPARTDGDRRTHPTMGPRGPVLGSPHAPLFLPHALESDAGGPLPSRLQPILLLDPSVSHTPLLTVPGLGPLPFHFAQSLLTTERLSGSGLHRPLSRTRSEPLPPSATAPPPLGPLQPRLERLKPHVQLIKRPAKPSEKPRLRQIPSAEDLETDSGAVGPVGDDGLDHRESSHGQHEARGPVSLQQHQQVFLWEQQRLAGRLPRGGTGDSMLLPLAQGGHRPLSRAQSSPAAPASLPTPEPASQARVLPSSETPTRTLPFTTGLVYDSVMLKHQCSCGDNSRHPEHAGRIQSIWSRLLERGLRSQCESLRGRKASLEELQSVHSERHVLLYGTNPLSRLKLDNGKLAGLLAQRMFVMLPCGGVGVDTDTIWNELHSSNAARWAAGSVTDLAFKVASRELKNGFAVVRPPGHHADHSTAMGFCFFNSVAIACRQLQQHGKAGKILIVDWDVHHGNGTQQTFYQDPSVLYISLHRHDDGNFFPGSGAVDEVGAGSGEGFNVNVAWAGGLDPPMGDPEYLAAFRRVVMPIAREFSPDLVLVSAGFDAAEGHPPPLGGYRVSAKCFGYMTQQLMSLAGGAVVLALEGGHDLTAICDASEACVAALLGNKVDPLSEEGWKQKPNLNAIRSLEAVIRVHSEYWSCMQRLASCPDSWVPRVPGADTEEVEAVTALASLSVGILAEERTSEQLVEEEEPMTL, from the exons ATGCTTGGCATCTGCCTGGATCCAG ATGGGACCCAGGTGAGCCCGGGTGCCCACTGTCTCAGCCCCCCTGGCACAG gcTGCCCCGGACCCCGTGCAGACacaccaggcccccagccccagcccatgGACCTGCGGGTGGGCCAGCGGCCCCCGGTGGAGCCCCCGCCGGAGCCCACGCTGCTGGCCCTGCAGCACCCCCAGCGCCTGCACCACCACCTCTTCCTGGCAGGCCTGCAGCCCCAGCACTCAGTGGAGCCCATGAGG CTCTCAATGGACACGCCGATGCCTGAGCTGCAGGTGGGGCAGCAGGAGCAAGAGCTGCGGCAGCTCCTCAATAAGGACAAGAGCAAGCGAA GTGCCGTAGCCAGCAGTGTGGTCAAGCAGAAGCTGGCAGAGGTGATTCTGAAGAAACAGCAGGCAGCCTTAGAGAGAACAGTCCACCCCAATAGCCCCAGCATTCCTTACAG AACTCTCGAGCCCTTGGAGACGGAAGGAGCTGCCCGTTCTGTGCTCAGCAGCTTTCTGCCTCCTGTTCCCAGCCTTCCCAGTGACCCCCCAGAACACTTCCCTCTGCGCAAGACAG TCTCTGAGCCCAACCTGAAGCTGCGCTACAAGCCCAAGAAGTCCCTGGAGCGGAGGAAGAACCCGCTGCTCCGGAAGGAGAGCGCCCCGCCCAGCCTCCGCCGTCGGCCGGCAGAGACCCTAGGGG ACTCCTCCCCCAGTAGTAGCAGCACGCCAGCCTCAGGGTGCAGCTCCCCCAATGACAGCGAGCACGGCCCCAACCCGGTCCTGGGCTCTGAG GCGCTCTTGGGCCAGCGGCTGCGGCTGCAGGAGACCTCTCTGGCCCCGTTCGCCTTGCTGCCCACAATCACGCTGGGGCTGCCCGCCCCTGCCAGG ACTGATGGTGACCGCAGGACCCATCCTACTATGGGCCCTCGGGGGCCGGTCCTGGGGAGCCCCCATGCTCCCCTCTTCTTGCCCCATGCCTTGGAGTCGGATGCTGGGGGCCCCCTGCCCTCTCGCCTGCAGCCCATTCTCCTCCTGGATCCCTCAGTCTCTCACACCCCTCTACTGACTG TGCCCGGGCTTGGGCCCCTGCCCTTCCACTTTGCCCAGTCCTTACTGACCACCGAGCGGCTCTCTGGGTCAGGCCTCCACCGGCCTCTGAGCCGGACCCGCTCAGAGCCCCTGCCCCCAAGCGCCACCGCCCCTCCACCGCTGGGCCCCCTGCAGCCCCGCCTGGAGCGGCTCAAACCTCACGTCCAGCTGATCAAG aggccagCCAAGCCGAGTGAGAAGCCCCGACTGCGGCAGATACCCTCAGCTGAGGACCTCGAGACGGACAGTGGGGCAGTGGGGCCGGTGGGGGATGACGGCCTGGACCACAGGGAGTCCAGCCATGGGCAGCATGAGGCCAGAGGCCCTGTTTCtctccagcagcaccagcag GTGTTCCTCTGGGAGCAGCAGCGACTGGCCGGGCGGCTCCCCcggggaggcactggggactctATGCTGCTTCCCCTGGCCCAGGGCGGTCACCGGCCCCTGTCCAGGGCTCAGTCATCCCCAGCCGCGCCCGCCTCACTGCCTACCCCGGAGCCCGCCAGCCAGGCCCGTGTCCTGCCCAGCTCAGAGACCCCCACCAGGACCCTGCCCTTCACCACAG GGCTGGTCTATGACTCGGTCATGCTGAAGCACCAGTGCTCCTGTGGGGACAACAGCAGGCACCCAGAGCACGCGGGCCGGATCCAGAGCATCTGGTCCCGGCTGCTGGAGCGGGGGCTCCGCAGCCAGTGTGAG TCTCTCCGGGGCCGGAAGGCCTCCCTGGAGGAGCTGCAGTCGGTGCACTCCGAGCGGCACGTGCTACTCTATGGCACCAACCCGCTCAGCCGCCTCAAACTGGACAATGGGAAGCTGGCAG GGCTCCTGGCTCAGAGGATGTTCGTGATGCTGCCCTGTGGCGGGGTTGGG GTGGACACTGACACCATCTGGAACGAGCTGCACTCCTCCAACGCGGCCCGCTGGGCTGCCGGCAGTGTCACTGACCTCGCCTTCAAAGTGGCCTCCCGCGAGCTAAAG AACGGTTTTGCGGTGGTTCGGCCCCCAGGACACCATGCAGACCATTCCACAGCCAT GGGCTTCTGCTTCTTCAACTCAGTGGCCATTGCCTGCCGGCAGCTGCAACAACACGGCAAGGCCGGGAAGATCCTCATCGTGGACTGG GACGTTCACCACGGCAACGGCACCCAGCAGACCTTCTACCAGGACCCCAGTGTGCTCTACATCTCCCTTCATCGCCATGATGACGGCAACTTCTTCCCGGGCAGTGGGGCTGTGGATGAG GTGGGAGCTGGCAGCGGTGAGGGCTTCAATGTCAACGTGGCCTGGGCTGGAGGTCTCGACCCCCCAATGGGGGATCCTGAGTACCTGGCTGCCTTCAG GAGAGTCGTGATGCCCATCGCCCGAGAGTTCTCTCCGGACCTGGTTCTGGTGTCAGCCGGGTTTGATGCTGCCGAGGGTCACCCGCCCCCACTGGGTGGCTACCGCGTCTCCGCCAAAT GTTTTGGGTACATGACGCAGCAGCTGATGAGCCTGGCGGGAGGGGCGGTGGTGCTGGCCCTGGAGGGTGGCCACGACCTCACAGCCATCTGTGACGCCTCCGAGGCCTGTGTGGCTGCTCTTCTAGGCAACAAG GTGGATCCCCTCTCAGAAGAAGGCTGGAAACAGAAACCCAACCTCAACGCCATCCGCTCTCTGGAAGCTGTCATCCGGGTGCACA GTGAATACTGGAGTTGCATGCAGCGCCTGGCCTCCTGTCCGGACTCCTGGGTGCCCAGGGTGCCAGGGGCCGACACAGAGGAAGTAGAGGCGGTGACCGCACTGGCATCCCTCTCCGTGGGCATCCTGGCGGAAGAGCG gacctcagagcagctggtggaggaggaagaacCTATGACTCTCTAA
- the HDAC7 gene encoding histone deacetylase 7 isoform X2 — protein sequence MLGICLDPDGTQVSPGAHCLSPPGTGCPGPRADTPGPQPQPMDLRVGQRPPVEPPPEPTLLALQHPQRLHHHLFLAGLQPQHSVEPMRLSMDTPMPELQVGQQEQELRQLLNKDKSKRSAVASSVVKQKLAEVILKKQQAALERTVHPNSPSIPYRTLEPLETEGAARSVLSSFLPPVPSLPSDPPEHFPLRKTVSEPNLKLRYKPKKSLERRKNPLLRKESAPPSLRRRPAETLGGEAQQDSSPSSSSTPASGCSSPNDSEHGPNPVLGSEALLGQRLRLQETSLAPFALLPTITLGLPAPARTDGDRRTHPTMGPRGPVLGSPHAPLFLPHALESDAGGPLPSRLQPILLLDPSVSHTPLLTVPGLGPLPFHFAQSLLTTERLSGSGLHRPLSRTRSEPLPPSATAPPPLGPLQPRLERLKPHVQLIKRPAKPSEKPRLRQIPSAEDLETDSGAVGPVGDDGLDHRESSHGQHEARGPVSLQQHQQVFLWEQQRLAGRLPRGGTGDSMLLPLAQGGHRPLSRAQSSPAAPASLPTPEPASQARVLPSSETPTRTLPFTTGLVYDSVMLKHQCSCGDNSRHPEHAGRIQSIWSRLLERGLRSQCESLRGRKASLEELQSVHSERHVLLYGTNPLSRLKLDNGKLAGLLAQRMFVMLPCGGVGVDTDTIWNELHSSNAARWAAGSVTDLAFKVASRELKNGFAVVRPPGHHADHSTAMGFCFFNSVAIACRQLQQHGKAGKILIVDWDVHHGNGTQQTFYQDPSVLYISLHRHDDGNFFPGSGAVDEVGAGSGEGFNVNVAWAGGLDPPMGDPEYLAAFRRVVMPIAREFSPDLVLVSAGFDAAEGHPPPLGGYRVSAKCFGYMTQQLMSLAGGAVVLALEGGHDLTAICDASEACVAALLGNKVDPLSEEGWKQKPNLNAIRSLEAVIRVHSEYWSCMQRLASCPDSWVPRVPGADTEEVEAVTALASLSVGILAEERTSEQLVEEEEPMTL from the exons ATGCTTGGCATCTGCCTGGATCCAG ATGGGACCCAGGTGAGCCCGGGTGCCCACTGTCTCAGCCCCCCTGGCACAG gcTGCCCCGGACCCCGTGCAGACacaccaggcccccagccccagcccatgGACCTGCGGGTGGGCCAGCGGCCCCCGGTGGAGCCCCCGCCGGAGCCCACGCTGCTGGCCCTGCAGCACCCCCAGCGCCTGCACCACCACCTCTTCCTGGCAGGCCTGCAGCCCCAGCACTCAGTGGAGCCCATGAGG CTCTCAATGGACACGCCGATGCCTGAGCTGCAGGTGGGGCAGCAGGAGCAAGAGCTGCGGCAGCTCCTCAATAAGGACAAGAGCAAGCGAA GTGCCGTAGCCAGCAGTGTGGTCAAGCAGAAGCTGGCAGAGGTGATTCTGAAGAAACAGCAGGCAGCCTTAGAGAGAACAGTCCACCCCAATAGCCCCAGCATTCCTTACAG AACTCTCGAGCCCTTGGAGACGGAAGGAGCTGCCCGTTCTGTGCTCAGCAGCTTTCTGCCTCCTGTTCCCAGCCTTCCCAGTGACCCCCCAGAACACTTCCCTCTGCGCAAGACAG TCTCTGAGCCCAACCTGAAGCTGCGCTACAAGCCCAAGAAGTCCCTGGAGCGGAGGAAGAACCCGCTGCTCCGGAAGGAGAGCGCCCCGCCCAGCCTCCGCCGTCGGCCGGCAGAGACCCTAGGGGGTGAGGCCCAGCAGG ACTCCTCCCCCAGTAGTAGCAGCACGCCAGCCTCAGGGTGCAGCTCCCCCAATGACAGCGAGCACGGCCCCAACCCGGTCCTGGGCTCTGAG GCGCTCTTGGGCCAGCGGCTGCGGCTGCAGGAGACCTCTCTGGCCCCGTTCGCCTTGCTGCCCACAATCACGCTGGGGCTGCCCGCCCCTGCCAGG ACTGATGGTGACCGCAGGACCCATCCTACTATGGGCCCTCGGGGGCCGGTCCTGGGGAGCCCCCATGCTCCCCTCTTCTTGCCCCATGCCTTGGAGTCGGATGCTGGGGGCCCCCTGCCCTCTCGCCTGCAGCCCATTCTCCTCCTGGATCCCTCAGTCTCTCACACCCCTCTACTGACTG TGCCCGGGCTTGGGCCCCTGCCCTTCCACTTTGCCCAGTCCTTACTGACCACCGAGCGGCTCTCTGGGTCAGGCCTCCACCGGCCTCTGAGCCGGACCCGCTCAGAGCCCCTGCCCCCAAGCGCCACCGCCCCTCCACCGCTGGGCCCCCTGCAGCCCCGCCTGGAGCGGCTCAAACCTCACGTCCAGCTGATCAAG aggccagCCAAGCCGAGTGAGAAGCCCCGACTGCGGCAGATACCCTCAGCTGAGGACCTCGAGACGGACAGTGGGGCAGTGGGGCCGGTGGGGGATGACGGCCTGGACCACAGGGAGTCCAGCCATGGGCAGCATGAGGCCAGAGGCCCTGTTTCtctccagcagcaccagcag GTGTTCCTCTGGGAGCAGCAGCGACTGGCCGGGCGGCTCCCCcggggaggcactggggactctATGCTGCTTCCCCTGGCCCAGGGCGGTCACCGGCCCCTGTCCAGGGCTCAGTCATCCCCAGCCGCGCCCGCCTCACTGCCTACCCCGGAGCCCGCCAGCCAGGCCCGTGTCCTGCCCAGCTCAGAGACCCCCACCAGGACCCTGCCCTTCACCACAG GGCTGGTCTATGACTCGGTCATGCTGAAGCACCAGTGCTCCTGTGGGGACAACAGCAGGCACCCAGAGCACGCGGGCCGGATCCAGAGCATCTGGTCCCGGCTGCTGGAGCGGGGGCTCCGCAGCCAGTGTGAG TCTCTCCGGGGCCGGAAGGCCTCCCTGGAGGAGCTGCAGTCGGTGCACTCCGAGCGGCACGTGCTACTCTATGGCACCAACCCGCTCAGCCGCCTCAAACTGGACAATGGGAAGCTGGCAG GGCTCCTGGCTCAGAGGATGTTCGTGATGCTGCCCTGTGGCGGGGTTGGG GTGGACACTGACACCATCTGGAACGAGCTGCACTCCTCCAACGCGGCCCGCTGGGCTGCCGGCAGTGTCACTGACCTCGCCTTCAAAGTGGCCTCCCGCGAGCTAAAG AACGGTTTTGCGGTGGTTCGGCCCCCAGGACACCATGCAGACCATTCCACAGCCAT GGGCTTCTGCTTCTTCAACTCAGTGGCCATTGCCTGCCGGCAGCTGCAACAACACGGCAAGGCCGGGAAGATCCTCATCGTGGACTGG GACGTTCACCACGGCAACGGCACCCAGCAGACCTTCTACCAGGACCCCAGTGTGCTCTACATCTCCCTTCATCGCCATGATGACGGCAACTTCTTCCCGGGCAGTGGGGCTGTGGATGAG GTGGGAGCTGGCAGCGGTGAGGGCTTCAATGTCAACGTGGCCTGGGCTGGAGGTCTCGACCCCCCAATGGGGGATCCTGAGTACCTGGCTGCCTTCAG GAGAGTCGTGATGCCCATCGCCCGAGAGTTCTCTCCGGACCTGGTTCTGGTGTCAGCCGGGTTTGATGCTGCCGAGGGTCACCCGCCCCCACTGGGTGGCTACCGCGTCTCCGCCAAAT GTTTTGGGTACATGACGCAGCAGCTGATGAGCCTGGCGGGAGGGGCGGTGGTGCTGGCCCTGGAGGGTGGCCACGACCTCACAGCCATCTGTGACGCCTCCGAGGCCTGTGTGGCTGCTCTTCTAGGCAACAAG GTGGATCCCCTCTCAGAAGAAGGCTGGAAACAGAAACCCAACCTCAACGCCATCCGCTCTCTGGAAGCTGTCATCCGGGTGCACA GTGAATACTGGAGTTGCATGCAGCGCCTGGCCTCCTGTCCGGACTCCTGGGTGCCCAGGGTGCCAGGGGCCGACACAGAGGAAGTAGAGGCGGTGACCGCACTGGCATCCCTCTCCGTGGGCATCCTGGCGGAAGAGCG gacctcagagcagctggtggaggaggaagaacCTATGACTCTCTAA
- the HDAC7 gene encoding histone deacetylase 7 isoform X6, giving the protein MDLRVGQRPPVEPPPEPTLLALQHPQRLHHHLFLAGLQPQHSVEPMRLSMDTPMPELQVGQQEQELRQLLNKDKSKRSAVASSVVKQKLAEVILKKQQAALERTVHPNSPSIPYRTLEPLETEGAARSVLSSFLPPVPSLPSDPPEHFPLRKTVSEPNLKLRYKPKKSLERRKNPLLRKESAPPSLRRRPAETLGGEAQQDSSPSSSSTPASGCSSPNDSEHGPNPVLGSEALLGQRLRLQETSLAPFALLPTITLGLPAPARTDGDRRTHPTMGPRGPVLGSPHAPLFLPHALESDAGGPLPSRLQPILLLDPSVSHTPLLTVPGLGPLPFHFAQSLLTTERLSGSGLHRPLSRTRSEPLPPSATAPPPLGPLQPRLERLKPHVQLIKRPAKPSEKPRLRQIPSAEDLETDSGAVGPVGDDGLDHRESSHGQHEARGPVSLQQHQQVFLWEQQRLAGRLPRGGTGDSMLLPLAQGGHRPLSRAQSSPAAPASLPTPEPASQARVLPSSETPTRTLPFTTGLVYDSVMLKHQCSCGDNSRHPEHAGRIQSIWSRLLERGLRSQCESLRGRKASLEELQSVHSERHVLLYGTNPLSRLKLDNGKLAGLLAQRMFVMLPCGGVGVDTDTIWNELHSSNAARWAAGSVTDLAFKVASRELKNGFAVVRPPGHHADHSTAMGFCFFNSVAIACRQLQQHGKAGKILIVDWDVHHGNGTQQTFYQDPSVLYISLHRHDDGNFFPGSGAVDEVGAGSGEGFNVNVAWAGGLDPPMGDPEYLAAFRRVVMPIAREFSPDLVLVSAGFDAAEGHPPPLGGYRVSAKCFGYMTQQLMSLAGGAVVLALEGGHDLTAICDASEACVAALLGNKVDPLSEEGWKQKPNLNAIRSLEAVIRVHSEYWSCMQRLASCPDSWVPRVPGADTEEVEAVTALASLSVGILAEERTSEQLVEEEEPMTL; this is encoded by the exons atgGACCTGCGGGTGGGCCAGCGGCCCCCGGTGGAGCCCCCGCCGGAGCCCACGCTGCTGGCCCTGCAGCACCCCCAGCGCCTGCACCACCACCTCTTCCTGGCAGGCCTGCAGCCCCAGCACTCAGTGGAGCCCATGAGG CTCTCAATGGACACGCCGATGCCTGAGCTGCAGGTGGGGCAGCAGGAGCAAGAGCTGCGGCAGCTCCTCAATAAGGACAAGAGCAAGCGAA GTGCCGTAGCCAGCAGTGTGGTCAAGCAGAAGCTGGCAGAGGTGATTCTGAAGAAACAGCAGGCAGCCTTAGAGAGAACAGTCCACCCCAATAGCCCCAGCATTCCTTACAG AACTCTCGAGCCCTTGGAGACGGAAGGAGCTGCCCGTTCTGTGCTCAGCAGCTTTCTGCCTCCTGTTCCCAGCCTTCCCAGTGACCCCCCAGAACACTTCCCTCTGCGCAAGACAG TCTCTGAGCCCAACCTGAAGCTGCGCTACAAGCCCAAGAAGTCCCTGGAGCGGAGGAAGAACCCGCTGCTCCGGAAGGAGAGCGCCCCGCCCAGCCTCCGCCGTCGGCCGGCAGAGACCCTAGGGGGTGAGGCCCAGCAGG ACTCCTCCCCCAGTAGTAGCAGCACGCCAGCCTCAGGGTGCAGCTCCCCCAATGACAGCGAGCACGGCCCCAACCCGGTCCTGGGCTCTGAG GCGCTCTTGGGCCAGCGGCTGCGGCTGCAGGAGACCTCTCTGGCCCCGTTCGCCTTGCTGCCCACAATCACGCTGGGGCTGCCCGCCCCTGCCAGG ACTGATGGTGACCGCAGGACCCATCCTACTATGGGCCCTCGGGGGCCGGTCCTGGGGAGCCCCCATGCTCCCCTCTTCTTGCCCCATGCCTTGGAGTCGGATGCTGGGGGCCCCCTGCCCTCTCGCCTGCAGCCCATTCTCCTCCTGGATCCCTCAGTCTCTCACACCCCTCTACTGACTG TGCCCGGGCTTGGGCCCCTGCCCTTCCACTTTGCCCAGTCCTTACTGACCACCGAGCGGCTCTCTGGGTCAGGCCTCCACCGGCCTCTGAGCCGGACCCGCTCAGAGCCCCTGCCCCCAAGCGCCACCGCCCCTCCACCGCTGGGCCCCCTGCAGCCCCGCCTGGAGCGGCTCAAACCTCACGTCCAGCTGATCAAG aggccagCCAAGCCGAGTGAGAAGCCCCGACTGCGGCAGATACCCTCAGCTGAGGACCTCGAGACGGACAGTGGGGCAGTGGGGCCGGTGGGGGATGACGGCCTGGACCACAGGGAGTCCAGCCATGGGCAGCATGAGGCCAGAGGCCCTGTTTCtctccagcagcaccagcag GTGTTCCTCTGGGAGCAGCAGCGACTGGCCGGGCGGCTCCCCcggggaggcactggggactctATGCTGCTTCCCCTGGCCCAGGGCGGTCACCGGCCCCTGTCCAGGGCTCAGTCATCCCCAGCCGCGCCCGCCTCACTGCCTACCCCGGAGCCCGCCAGCCAGGCCCGTGTCCTGCCCAGCTCAGAGACCCCCACCAGGACCCTGCCCTTCACCACAG GGCTGGTCTATGACTCGGTCATGCTGAAGCACCAGTGCTCCTGTGGGGACAACAGCAGGCACCCAGAGCACGCGGGCCGGATCCAGAGCATCTGGTCCCGGCTGCTGGAGCGGGGGCTCCGCAGCCAGTGTGAG TCTCTCCGGGGCCGGAAGGCCTCCCTGGAGGAGCTGCAGTCGGTGCACTCCGAGCGGCACGTGCTACTCTATGGCACCAACCCGCTCAGCCGCCTCAAACTGGACAATGGGAAGCTGGCAG GGCTCCTGGCTCAGAGGATGTTCGTGATGCTGCCCTGTGGCGGGGTTGGG GTGGACACTGACACCATCTGGAACGAGCTGCACTCCTCCAACGCGGCCCGCTGGGCTGCCGGCAGTGTCACTGACCTCGCCTTCAAAGTGGCCTCCCGCGAGCTAAAG AACGGTTTTGCGGTGGTTCGGCCCCCAGGACACCATGCAGACCATTCCACAGCCAT GGGCTTCTGCTTCTTCAACTCAGTGGCCATTGCCTGCCGGCAGCTGCAACAACACGGCAAGGCCGGGAAGATCCTCATCGTGGACTGG GACGTTCACCACGGCAACGGCACCCAGCAGACCTTCTACCAGGACCCCAGTGTGCTCTACATCTCCCTTCATCGCCATGATGACGGCAACTTCTTCCCGGGCAGTGGGGCTGTGGATGAG GTGGGAGCTGGCAGCGGTGAGGGCTTCAATGTCAACGTGGCCTGGGCTGGAGGTCTCGACCCCCCAATGGGGGATCCTGAGTACCTGGCTGCCTTCAG GAGAGTCGTGATGCCCATCGCCCGAGAGTTCTCTCCGGACCTGGTTCTGGTGTCAGCCGGGTTTGATGCTGCCGAGGGTCACCCGCCCCCACTGGGTGGCTACCGCGTCTCCGCCAAAT GTTTTGGGTACATGACGCAGCAGCTGATGAGCCTGGCGGGAGGGGCGGTGGTGCTGGCCCTGGAGGGTGGCCACGACCTCACAGCCATCTGTGACGCCTCCGAGGCCTGTGTGGCTGCTCTTCTAGGCAACAAG GTGGATCCCCTCTCAGAAGAAGGCTGGAAACAGAAACCCAACCTCAACGCCATCCGCTCTCTGGAAGCTGTCATCCGGGTGCACA GTGAATACTGGAGTTGCATGCAGCGCCTGGCCTCCTGTCCGGACTCCTGGGTGCCCAGGGTGCCAGGGGCCGACACAGAGGAAGTAGAGGCGGTGACCGCACTGGCATCCCTCTCCGTGGGCATCCTGGCGGAAGAGCG gacctcagagcagctggtggaggaggaagaacCTATGACTCTCTAA